In the Desulfuromonas sp. DDH964 genome, GTAATAAACGCGCTGACCACCGGGATCATGACCTCGCCAAGGGGCCCTGTGACCACATAGATATCGTGCGCCGCCGTGGTCAGCAATTCACTGAGAACCCCCAGCTCGCCGAGCTGGCGATCGAGCACCTTCAGCCCCTGCAACTGGTGCCAGTAGTATTCATCTTCCGCCAGTTCCGGCAGCTCGTCCCAGGCCAGCAGAAGGTCGCAGCCGACCAGCGGCTGCACCGCCTCGATCGTCTCAAGGCCAGCCAGGCGCAACAGCCAGAGCCCCTTGTGCATTGCCGCGCGCGCGACCCGAAAGAGCTGCAGCGAGCCATCGGCTTTGCGCAGCGTCACCTCCCGGGCTTCCTGCAGAGAGGTCGAATCCGCGTTCAGCGGCCGCACCTTGAGGTCGCCACGGAGACCGTGGGTACCGATGACGGTGCCATACTGGAACAGGTCTTCAGTTTGCAGCGCGGTCACTATTCCATGATCTGGAGGTTGGCGCGGCGGTTTTCCCGGGTCGCCTTGGCATTGAGCAGGGTGCGCATGGCCTTGGCCGTCCGCCCCTGCTTGCCGATGATCCGCCCCATGTCCTCCTGGGCGGCCGCCAGCTTGACGAGGATCGAACCGTCGTCGGCCTCTTCCTCGGAAACGGTCACCGCGGCAGGATTTTCCACCAGGGATCTGGCAATGAATTCGATGAGCTCTTTCATGGAGTCCGTCCTCCGGGAGGGGAAAGCGGCAAAACTCCGTCGGGCTGCACCGGCCTGAACGATCAGGCCTCCTGGGGTTGCTTGAAGCGGGCCCAGAGGCCCTGCTTGCGCAGCAGCTGCCGTACCGTGTCGGTCGGCTGCGCCCCCTGCTTCAGCCACTCCAGGGTACGGTCTTCCTTCAGGGTCACCAGCGGCGGGTCCTGCTTCGGATCGTACTGGCCGAGCTTTTCGATGAAGCGACCGTCGCGCGGGTAACGCTCGTCAGCCACAACGACCTGGTAAAAAGGCTTTTTCTTGGCGCCACCGCGGGCGAGCCGGATCTTAACGGACATAGTAACTCTTCCTCCTCGATCTTTCCAAACTGTGGTCGGGTTTCAGGATAGGGGACCGAACCGATTCCCGGCTCCCGAGCCCTGGGCTTAAAAGGGGAGACCGCCGCCGCGTCCGAGCATGCCCTTGAGGCCGCGGGGTCCCATCTTCTGCATCTTCTTCATCATCTTCTGCGCTTCGGAAAAGCGCTTCAGCAGCTGGTTGACGTCCTGCACCGTGGTGCCGCTGCCGCGAGCGATACGCAGCCGCCGCGAGCCATTGAGCACCCGGTGGTCACGCCGCTCCCGGGCGGTCATCGAATTGATGATCGCCTCGATCTTCTTGAGCTCCTTGTCGGGGAGCTGGGCGCCCTGCATCTCCTTGAGAGCCTTGCCGGCGCCGGGAATCAGCTTGAGGATCGACTCCATCGACCCCATCTTCTTGATCGACTGGAGCTGATCGCGAAAATTCTCGAGGGTAAACCCTTCTTTCCGCAACCGTTCCTGCATCGTTGCGGCTTCGTCCTGATCGATCGCCTCCTGGGCTTTTTCGATCAGCGACAGGACATCGCCCATGCCGAGGATGCGTTGTGCCATCCGGTCGGGATGGAAGGTCTCCAGGGCATCGAGCTTTTCGCCGAGACCGACCAGCTTGATCGGCTTGCCGGTCACGGCCCGGACCGACAGCGCGGCGCCGCCACGGGCGTCACCATCGAGCTTGGTCAGGATCACCCCGGTGAGGGTGAGCTGCTCGTTGAAGGCCTGGGCCACGGTGACCGCATCCTGCCCGGTCATGGCGTCAGCGACGAAGAGGACCTCCCGCGGCGCCAGCGCCGCGTTGATCCGCTGCAACTCCCCCATCAGCGCCTGGTCGATGTGCAGACGGCCGGCGGTATCGAGGATCAGCGTGTCGTAGCCGTTGAGCTCGGCAAACTGCCGGGCCTGCAGGCAGATGTCGACCGGGTCCATATCGGCCCGGGAATCGAAGACCGGCACATTCAGTTGCCGGCTGAGGGTCTTGAGCTGTTCAATCGCCGCGGGCCGGTAGATATCCGCGGGGACCAGCAGCGGCGAGCGTTTTTCCTTGCGCAGCTTCAGGGCTAGCTTGCCGCAGGTCGTCGTCTTGCCGGCGCCCTGCAGGCCGCACAGCATCATTGCCACCGGCGGCCGGGCGGCGAGATCGAGGGCATTATCCTCCCCCTCCCCCATCAGCCGCGCCAACTCCTCGCGCACCACCTTGATGACCTGCTGGGCCGGCGTCAGGCTCCTGAGAACCTCCTGACCGACCGCACGCTCACGCACGGAGGCGATAAAGTCCTTGACGACCCGGAAATTAACATCGGCCTCCAGCAGGACCAGGCGCACTTCACGCAGCGCCTCCTGGATATTCTCTTCCGTCAGCCGGCCGTGGCCACGCAGTTTCTTGAAAACCGCGTCAAATTTTTCCGTCAGGTTATCGAACATAGAGACCCGGACGACCGCAGAGCGGCCGCAAAATACGGACTATAGTGAAGGGGCACCCCCTTGTCAAGGGAAAAACCTTTTCAAACCCCGGGGTTCCCGCCCTCCAGCAACCGGTACCCCTTCCCTTCACGGCGCCAGGTTTCAACCGCCTGCAAGCCGGCCGCAGCGAGGATCGCTTCGACCGTATCCCGGTCACTTTCAGCAAAGCGGATCGCCAGGCCACAGTCGGAGGTCAGCTGGCGCGGCACCGGGATCAGCAGGATCTCTGCCCGTTGCTGCTTGAGGAGCTTTTCCGCCTGCATCACCCGGTGAATGGAGTGAAAAATCGCCACCAGGTCACCTTCTTTTACCATTGCTTGCGTCCTTATTGGTTTTCGGCCATCATGCCACGCCCGCCGCGGTCGGGCAAGGGGCTTTCATTGACAGCTCCGGCGCGTTGCGGGTAGACTTAGCAGCACCCTGGACCTCCGGATGAAAATCGGCCGCAACAGCAGCGCAATGGCCCCGCGCCTCGGGAAAGGCAGCTTCGTGGAACCCCACCAGATCATCACCCTCATCACCCTGCTCGGCTTTGCTTTTTTCGCCAATCTCCCCCTCGGCTACCTGCGGGAGGGGACCGACAAATACTCCTTCCGCTGGTTTCTCTACATCCACCTCTCGATCCCGATCATCATTGCCCTGCGTCTCGCCTACGGCTTTGGCTGGCGGGTCATTCCCTTCACCCTCGGCTGTGCCGTGGCCGGACAGATGGTCGGCGGCCGCTTCCGGCGCCGGGCACGGCGATGAAAGCCCCGCCCCGTCCACGCTTGCGCCGGG is a window encoding:
- the rimM gene encoding ribosome maturation factor RimM (Essential for efficient processing of 16S rRNA); translated protein: MTALQTEDLFQYGTVIGTHGLRGDLKVRPLNADSTSLQEAREVTLRKADGSLQLFRVARAAMHKGLWLLRLAGLETIEAVQPLVGCDLLLAWDELPELAEDEYYWHQLQGLKVLDRQLGELGVLSELLTTAAHDIYVVTGPLGEVMIPVVSAFITEIDLESGVVRVDLPEELARINHDL
- a CDS encoding KH domain-containing protein; the protein is MKELIEFIARSLVENPAAVTVSEEEADDGSILVKLAAAQEDMGRIIGKQGRTAKAMRTLLNAKATRENRRANLQIME
- the rpsP gene encoding 30S ribosomal protein S16; translated protein: MSVKIRLARGGAKKKPFYQVVVADERYPRDGRFIEKLGQYDPKQDPPLVTLKEDRTLEWLKQGAQPTDTVRQLLRKQGLWARFKQPQEA
- the ffh gene encoding signal recognition particle protein, which gives rise to MFDNLTEKFDAVFKKLRGHGRLTEENIQEALREVRLVLLEADVNFRVVKDFIASVRERAVGQEVLRSLTPAQQVIKVVREELARLMGEGEDNALDLAARPPVAMMLCGLQGAGKTTTCGKLALKLRKEKRSPLLVPADIYRPAAIEQLKTLSRQLNVPVFDSRADMDPVDICLQARQFAELNGYDTLILDTAGRLHIDQALMGELQRINAALAPREVLFVADAMTGQDAVTVAQAFNEQLTLTGVILTKLDGDARGGAALSVRAVTGKPIKLVGLGEKLDALETFHPDRMAQRILGMGDVLSLIEKAQEAIDQDEAATMQERLRKEGFTLENFRDQLQSIKKMGSMESILKLIPGAGKALKEMQGAQLPDKELKKIEAIINSMTARERRDHRVLNGSRRLRIARGSGTTVQDVNQLLKRFSEAQKMMKKMQKMGPRGLKGMLGRGGGLPF
- a CDS encoding DUF3343 domain-containing protein; this translates as MVKEGDLVAIFHSIHRVMQAEKLLKQQRAEILLIPVPRQLTSDCGLAIRFAESDRDTVEAILAAAGLQAVETWRREGKGYRLLEGGNPGV